The Aptenodytes patagonicus chromosome 12, bAptPat1.pri.cur, whole genome shotgun sequence nucleotide sequence ttggtttgtttttcctagaGGAGCTGCATATTTTGGTTGCCAAAGGATCTTCAATGTCCATAGCAACACTATTCCTAAGGTACAAGTCAAAAATTTCTTAAACTAACTGCAcctcacatttttaaagaattatgtCCAAGCTTCAACACCATTTTTTTGGACTGTATACTTACCTGCATACAAAGAACCACGTTCTCCTGTTGGATTACTTTTCCCCTCTGGGGAAGCAAGATGTTCCCCCTCCCTCTAACTATAAAATAGAGAAGTGTTTGGAATCTACACTTGACCAAatgcaagaatttaaaatttaTCCAAGAAAAATCTGAAGAGGGTAGAACTAACAAGGAACCATTCTGCTATTACTGCAGACCGTAGCACCAAGACAGACTATTGTCAGTCTCAGGATaagcaataaaggaaaaaagttgtgaGAATCAACTGAAGGGGAATAGATGTAATGCTGTAATATTTGCAGACCAACAAATTGAGGAGAAAAATTGCTAGCCCACTGCCAAGAAGCTACAAGTCTCCCAACTGCTGCATCTGTAATTAATACTGGTTGCCTATATTTTAACCAAAACAGGTCAACTCTCTCAGCATTACATACTGATCTAGATTGCAGAAGCTGATCAAAGTTAGTTCAAAGTTAGATCAAACTAACCTGCAAAAGCAGGTTAGTCTCAGAGCATAAAATCACTACAACAACTTTAAGGTGTATCTGTGGTGGTATGAAAGCAGTCCTTGTTAAAAGCAGTCTCGACTTTCAGGATGTTGCTCAAGCTCATTTGAGAACAATATAAGTATTTCAAAGGCCCATGCTTTAGATCTCTCTGTAATCTTTTGAAATACAATCCTTACTATTGTTTCCACCCAAAACCAAGGAAAGACTGTTGAACCTTAGTGCAGACCTTAACATTTTCTTGTCCCTCTCCAAAGATCTATAGCGTGAACTGAGATACCCCAAAGTGACCTGAGATACCCCAAAGTGACTGAAGTACTTCCCTGGCAGAGAGTGCTGTCCCCAGAGAACCAATACAGTACGACAAACCTCCtcttattttcagtgtttactgAGTACTTGGTGACTCAGGATATCACACATGACAGCTACTCAATACATGCATTTTTGATTTTATGGTAATACATACAGATAAATGAACCACAGCATACCTCATGTTCAAGGAACAAGGCCTTCAGCTGGCCTTTTGACCAGTAATCCAGTGCATATGCAAGAAGCTTCATTGACAAAGTATTCACACGTAAAAAATTGCCAACAAACACAactctgtttattttctaaaaagaagagaaaaaacagcaaaggaTTAAGTCTTTTCACTGTTTaacacagctttgaaaaattaagCTATGAAAGAACTGACTGTCTCGAGCAAGGGAAAAAACCcgcaaacaaaaaaacaacaaacaaacaacccacaatTAAAACATGGTTCTGAAATTTAAAACACAGCACACTTGGGGAAAAACCGTGCAACCCTCAAGAATTAAAGGACTTAATTTACAGAGAAGTAGCATTTGTGTTTCAAATTAAGTGAGCATTTTCAGTAATTAAGCCAAAGAAACAGCCCAgctaaaagtgaaattaaatgaaaaatacttataTTTGGTAGAGAAGACTCAATGCCTTCATAGCCCTGTACAATGCTGCTTGATCCATATGCAACAAGGCAGCACTGTAAAGAAGCCGAAGACAGTAAGACATAACAGATGTTCCTTTCCTCTTCAGACCTCAATGTACCTCAGCATAACATTAGACTAAGACTTAAATGCTAGAAGTGAGCTGTGAATTTTAATCAAGTCAAATGTAAAAAAGTGAAAATCATTTAATTTTCctcattcactgaaataaatccaACATTTAAGTGGAAGCAACATTAAACACTGGTTTAACGATATGAGAGCAAGAACCAAAGAAAATTTGTGTTAGTGCTTAACACAGTGCTTAAATAAGCACTTAATTATGTTAGATGAATACTCGTATCCAAGTTGTTACAAAAACTAGTATGACAATTCAACGTGTAGCTAAATGACTAACATGCAATTGTTTTTCACCATCTTCATTAGTTCACAGTGAAGACAAAGTAAACACGCTGTTAAGGCACCCAAACATAATTCTGCTCTATAGCAGGAAGCCAAAATAATTAAATCCATTTTATCTTTATACATCAGTTCAAGATATTAGTTTGTGTATCCCTATTAACCTTATGATTTGTAGTTCTGTGACATAGTTGGAATtagaccaaaaaaacccttggAATAAAGCTAATTTGTGCAGTTTATGAGTTCTGATTTGTAGTCATTTACCCTCACCCTTAAATATAAATTGCATACATTTGACTTAGGCTATTAGTATGTACTTTCAACTTCACCCTCATTTTAACTCTTTTGTTATCAAGCTTTGCCATAAAGCAAAAAAGCCAACATTAACTTAATACCCACAAAATTGACTTTCTTCTCCAAGACAGACatgagagaaagacagagaaggaaactgAGGGAGAACTTGCAAtattaagaacagaaaaatatattagtCTGGCTCCTAAGCAAACTTGAAAAACTCCTTGCAGCTAACAAGGTTGTTGATATTTCTGAGATTATTATGTCCACAGATTTTAAGCAGAGCTCTAAATACAGTTACCCTTAGTCTTCTCTAAGAAAGCTGTTACTAAACCTCACTTTATCCAAAGTTTGTTGATAATGAATGAGGAGATCCCTGGTGCTCAGACACCCGTATCTTCTATGCCTCAATTCAGTATTCTTCCATAGGTTCGACTCTCCATGCTAATCATATTGAAACTGAATGCATACTGGTTCTGTTAGAGCAGAGCTTTGAGAAATAGAAGATGGCAGGAAACCGTCTCTGTATCAACCAGTAAGAAGAGAGATGTCAAAACAATTTGAAGTCTCAAGAGttggtaaaaattaaaaataatgcttaaCTAGAAACAAGGCTTTCTACGAGCTACTTCAGCTTGAAGAAACTGCTGGAGGCCATCAGGTCCTACGCACTGCTCAAAGCATGTCTTTCAGCAACTTAAATGTTGAAGTTGCTCAAGTCACATTTTGAAACTCTCCAAGGACACAGAGTCCACAGTCTCTCTCTGAGTCCATGTTTCAGGGCTTAACCACTCTCATTGTGAACATCTTTTTCCCCTTATACCAATCAGAATTCCCTTTGCTACAAGTTGCATCCATTGCTTCCTGTGCTTCTGCTGTGCACGGCTGTACCTGGCAGTGTCTTCCCTGTAACCCTCTCTAGATAGTGACAATGATTCCAGGCTTCAGCTTCTTCTTCAGGCTTAACCCGGATCCCTCAGTGTCTCCTCATACGTTAGGTGCTCCAGGGCAGGGCCCTGTCTTGGTAACCTGTCCGTTAGACTTGTTCTAGTTTGTCTTTTGTCTAGCTTCTCTTTCGGTGATGGTGGTggttggagaagagagggaaagaggtcATGCCCAAAGTATCACCTCCTCTGACCTGCTGGCTATGTCCTTGCTAATGCATCTCAGTACAAGGTCAGCCCTCACCACTGCACATATACACTGCTGATTTGTGTTCAGTTCAGCTTGTCTACCAGCACCCTCCTCTCTTCTGCAATGCTACTCCCTAGCCAGTCTGTATCCCACCTTTTGTTTTTGCTGTGAGGATGCTACCCTGGAAGATCAACAAGCTATTCTGGGCTCCTTATGCCATTGGGACAACCTCCCACAAGATCTTACTTCCTAAATAATCCCCCCCCAAACCAGAATCCTGTTCAACTTAAGTCCATCTAGAGTCTCCATTCTGCTACGTGCCTTCTTCACTTTCCTCAGGATCTTAAACTTTACTATTTCAAGGCTGTCACTGAAATCCCTGACCAGTTCTTGACTCATGAACAGCAAGTCCAGCACCATGCTTGCTTAGTCAGCCTGCCTAGCACCTGCGTCAAAAAATTGTCCCCAGCACACTGAGAAGCATGGATCGCTTGTGATCTGCCATGTTACCCTTCCAATAGAGGTCGGGATAGTCCCTCATGAGAACCAGGACTTACAGGTCCTCTTGTATCCCATGCCGCATGTGTTTCTGTACAGAGACTTAAATTGGGCCCACAATCATCCTGTTTTCGCAAGGGGACTTCAAGTCCTTTCATCACAACATCCTGTGCTCCCCTGCTCCTTCACTTTTCTGCAGACTTCGGGCTCCATTCCCTAAGAAAGCTAGCTTGAAGCCCTCCTCTTCAGGATACCCTCCCCATTGGCAAAGATATCCTTGTCCCACTTCTCCAAAGACAGTCAAAATATTCTGAACCAATTCCTAGTTCTTTAATACTACATGAATTTCTTCGTTTCATTTCAGAACATACTAAAAGGTTTAAAATGATACATCATTTTAGCAGTCATTTAAGCTGAAACCAAATAATAGACCTATAGATAGATCATTCCCTTGTCAGAAGTTTTTACCTCATTTACTGCACACATCCGGGCAATAGACCCAATGTTATTGGTGATGGTGACCAATATGGCTCTTGCAAGATCTTCTTTACTAACAGACTCTCTCTTCTCTTTGTAGATCATATTCCCAAAACTAGAACAGGAAAAATTTCCATTAAGTACAAAGTGATTCATGTGCATTTGAAGTCATTTCAGAATGTAACTTTTACACTATAACAGAAATTAAGTCTCATGTTTGTTCTTAAGGAGCTCCCTTTTTAAGCCTGTATTAAATACAGCAATTTGACAACTGACACTACAACATGTGTATTTATTCCTTCACAGGAAACAGTCAATCTTGTTACAATAATGACccccaacaaaatatttttgtttagattGTTGACTTCCATGAAGAAACATCTACAGCAAAATGTAGTCTTATTCTTAGGCAAGACTACTCTGCAAATCTAGTCGTTGTAAATTAAGTCAATGCCTAAGTCTGACTGGTGAATCCTCCAACTCCTCATGCTTGCTTCCTCACTCATAGTACCTATCCAATCCTCTATTCTCAAAGTAGAAGTAAACTAGAGATGAGTTGAATGGTTTTATGATAGAACACAATcctctgaaatagaaaaacagcCAATAGACTGCAATTTAGGTGGTATAAATGAAGAGTTCTAGATTAGAAGGGCATTTCCATTACTATACACAGTAGATCATTTCTTAcaaattataaaaaagaaaaaacaagacaagaaTACATAGTTATGTATGATATTTTACCACTAAGGACTCTGTGCCATATCTAAGTCAGTTCAGTGAGCTAGAATCCTGATTATTCTAAAACTAAAATAGTCATTAAAGATACTAAgggttttaaaaagtaaatgagaacaaaaagtACCTATATACAGAGAGAGTTAAGATGTATTGACTAAAAGTGTAAGGTTTGCACATATTAAAACCTCTCAGCATACGCTCTCTCAAGACTCTTGGCCTCAGCTggctggagagggagaagaaTCAAGTTACTGTGAATTAAGACCTCTTACTACCGAATTAGAGCaaagatttcatagaatcacagaatagtttgggttggaagggacctctaaaggtcatctagtccagccccccggCAAcaagcaggggcatcttcaaactagatcaggttgctcagagccccgtccagcctgacctggaatgtttccagggatggggcatccaccacctctcggggcaacctgggccagtgcttcaccaccctcagcgtaaaaaatttcttcctaacatctagtctaaatctacccccctttagtttaaagccattcccccttgtcctgttgcaacaggccctgctaaaaagtctgcccccatcttttttataagccccctttaagtactgataggctgcaagaaggtctccctgaagccttccattctctgggctgaacaaccccaacgctctcagcctttcttcataggagaggtgttccatccccctgatcattgtcatagccctcttctggacccgctccaacaggtccgtgtctttcctgtgctgagggctccagagctggacgcagtactccaggtggggtctcagcagagtagagaggcagaatcccctccctcgacctgctggccacgctgctttggatgcagaccaggatacgattggccttgtgggctgcgagcgcacagtgctggctcatgtccagcttttcatccaccagtacccccaagtccttctcggcagggctgctctcaatcccttcaccccccagcctgtagtgatactgggggttgccccaaatGAGAGTTTAATGAACTCTCTTAGGTACATATTAGTTGCACTCCCAAAGTTTATTCTTCTTACATTTCTTAAGGGTAGAGAAGCTGTAACATCACCAATAATCTTCCCCAATGGAAATAAAACTTGCAGCTATGACAAAAATCCTCTGTCATTGGCAGTAAAATACATTCATTCTCATGGTGCAAACTGTTTGTGTTCAACAGCCTTCGTAAGTGAGAAAAGTAGTTAAAACATTATGCCAGGTGCCTGTACTGACAACCAAAAAAAGcaagagtctttaaaaaaaaaaaaagaagagatactGCTGTAAGAGCAACACAAATGACGTCTTCCACTCACCTTCCCTCTGGACAATGGCCCTACTAAAAGATTCTAGGAAGTCAGAAAGTAAtggctttgtttttcctctgcagtttGTTCTTGCCACTCCTGTGATCACCTCACATTCTCTCCGACTCATGTAATGCTGTATATGACATACCAAGTGAGGTTTCTTCAATACCTTGCTAGAAGGTGCCTGCAGTTGCATGTGGCTTTAAATCTTCAGGAAAACTGAGTATATATACTTTTAGGATAAAAACGTAACTTGATTACAGTATAAGTTtgcaaaaagcagttttctctgtATTAATAGTTTAAGCCTTGTTTTTGAAGCTCCCCCAAACCAGCAGAAGAACCAACAAAAAGATCTCTTGCTTACCTGGATGCTACAGCCCATCCTGGCAAGCCAAATCTTTCATAGTCTCCTCCATAAATATCTCGAACCAGCTTGTCAGCGTGTGTGCTGTCTCCTTTGGATGCCATTTCCAGAGCTTCTTCAAAACTTTCACAGCCCGTCAACAAACTGCATAAACCAAGAAAGGTCCCTCCACCTAgactaagaagaaagaaaactagtTGCTTTTAAATAGTACCTCCTCACATCAAAGATTCTTATGTCTGactaacaaaataaacaaataaagccCTCCACCTTAGATACCAAGCTGACTGCTTTCTTGCTCAAGGTTCACTACGCAAACAGCTGTCAATCAATTTAAGATTTATATAAGTCACTTACAAGAAGCTAACCATACAGCAAGAGCTAACAAAGAGTTATAAACTCTCAAAATGTAAGCTGGAAGACTTAATCAGAGACAAACTCCCTAAATACACACATCATGCCACTGATTTTGATTCTTGATCATTTACTGTAAAACATGTGCGGACATACTTATTCTTACGGAGCAAGAGAAACACAGGTTCACTGGACACATTATCAAAACTTAAGACAAAACCTGTAAAACTCTTGCTACGGAGCACTTCTAGCACTCATCGATTGATAAATAAGATACTAGCTAAATCTGCTCAATAACAGAACTATGGGAATGGGCTTCAATGAATGCAGCTGTAAATTAAAGATAAAATACTTTTCCATACTACAGAGTGAGGGAAAGGATAGGTGTGGGGAGTCAGGGAGAGGAAccactttgaaaacagaaagctCATTGTTCCATAGAGTAACAACCCCAACTTAGGTTTTTAAGTTACCTTGTTCCAGTTACTCTTTTATAGTTGTCTTTGGAATGGACTGATAAAATACTGACTCCTGAACCAATGTTAACAACCAGCAATGGGTATGGATCATCCAGGTTAAAAGGCATCTTTTGGCATCTCTCAGGATCTGaggcattttcaaaataatagcACTCTGCCTGGCCATTGAAGCTGACAGAGTCTATATACAATAAGCCTTTGACAAGGCAGTCAAGCTCATCCAGTTTGTGCAGCTGGAGGTTTCCAATCTGTGTTAACGAAGAAAAAAGACGGTGTCAACATGTTCTAACATTCTTAAACATGCTACAAATTTATAAGTATATTTGTACTGCCTAACTTTAAGAAACTATCTCAGGCGATGAATTCAGGAACTTCAATCCCACTATAAAGCCAACAAAGAATTCAGAGGTAAATTCTGAATACATCGATTAGCAAATTACTCTG carries:
- the PANK3 gene encoding pantothenate kinase 3 encodes the protein MKIKDAKKPSFPWFGMDIGGTLVKLAYFEPIDITAEEEQEEVESLKSIRKYLTSNVAYGSTGIRDVHLELKDLTIFARRGNLHFIRFPTHDLPTFIQMGRNKNFSTLHTVLCATGGGAYKFEEDFRTIGNLQLHKLDELDCLVKGLLYIDSVSFNGQAECYYFENASDPERCQKMPFNLDDPYPLLVVNIGSGVSILSVHSKDNYKRVTGTSLGGGTFLGLCSLLTGCESFEEALEMASKGDSTHADKLVRDIYGGDYERFGLPGWAVASSFGNMIYKEKRESVSKEDLARAILVTITNNIGSIARMCAVNEKINRVVFVGNFLRVNTLSMKLLAYALDYWSKGQLKALFLEHEGYFGAVGALLGLPNFS